A genome region from Flavobacterium sp. includes the following:
- a CDS encoding AtpZ/AtpI family protein encodes MEKDPNKKQNNKWIALINIPFQMGVIIFIFSYFGVWLDDKYSDGGSLWTIVLSLFSVFLALYNVIRQVKNLNK; translated from the coding sequence ATGGAAAAGGATCCGAATAAAAAACAAAACAATAAATGGATAGCCCTCATAAATATTCCTTTTCAAATGGGGGTTATTATTTTTATATTTAGTTACTTTGGCGTCTGGTTAGATGATAAATATTCTGACGGGGGATCGCTTTGGACAATTGTACTTTCTCTATTCTCTGTTTTTTTAGCTTTATATAATGTCATCCGGCAAGTTAAAAATTTAAACAAGTAA
- the atpB gene encoding F0F1 ATP synthase subunit A, translated as MIISNKPVQYLLVTLLALTSSMNFASTSVDSVSVEHKNVETIEASHAETSAHGETVGHEIEKEFNASELINSHIGDSHDFHIADWNGHPISFNLPVILWTKNGLEIFSSEKFHHDNLGEHVVDVNGQKFVRYKEVIFYADKFEEIAQEERDNGAFAFDARPLDFSITKNVFSMLMSAIILFLVFFAVARSYKKNEKAPKGLAGFLEPLVTFVRDEIAIPNIGTKKYAKYMPYLLTIFFFIWINNLIGLIPFFPFSSNLTGNIYFTFVMAFITFVVTTLSGNKSYWGHIFNTPGVPVWLAPIMIPVELIGMLTKPFALMIRLFANITAGHIIILSLVSLIFIFKTVAIGPVSGAFVLFMSVLEMLVAALQAYVFTLLSALFIGQAVEEHDHH; from the coding sequence ATGATAATTTCAAATAAACCAGTCCAGTACTTATTAGTTACCTTATTAGCACTTACTTCATCGATGAACTTCGCTTCAACTTCTGTTGATAGTGTTTCTGTTGAACATAAAAATGTTGAGACAATTGAAGCAAGTCATGCAGAAACAAGTGCGCATGGAGAAACTGTTGGTCACGAGATAGAAAAAGAATTTAATGCTAGTGAATTGATTAATTCACACATTGGAGACTCTCATGATTTTCACATTGCTGACTGGAATGGTCACCCAATTTCTTTTAACCTTCCAGTTATTTTATGGACTAAAAACGGATTGGAGATTTTTTCATCAGAGAAATTTCATCACGATAATTTAGGAGAACATGTTGTTGATGTTAACGGTCAAAAATTTGTTAGATATAAAGAAGTAATTTTTTATGCTGATAAATTTGAAGAGATAGCACAAGAAGAAAGAGACAATGGAGCATTTGCTTTTGACGCAAGACCTTTGGATTTTTCTATAACAAAGAATGTTTTTTCAATGTTAATGTCAGCGATCATTTTATTCTTAGTATTTTTTGCAGTAGCAAGATCATATAAGAAAAATGAAAAAGCACCAAAAGGATTAGCAGGATTCTTAGAACCGCTTGTAACTTTTGTTAGAGACGAAATTGCAATTCCAAATATTGGAACAAAAAAATACGCTAAATACATGCCGTATCTTTTGACAATATTTTTCTTTATCTGGATTAACAACCTTATCGGATTAATTCCATTCTTTCCATTTAGTTCTAACTTAACAGGAAATATCTATTTTACTTTTGTAATGGCATTCATTACTTTCGTAGTTACTACTTTAAGCGGAAACAAATCTTATTGGGGACACATCTTCAATACACCGGGAGTACCAGTTTGGTTAGCTCCAATTATGATACCTGTAGAGCTTATCGGTATGCTTACTAAACCTTTCGCATTGATGATTCGTTTGTTTGCAAACATTACAGCAGGACACATTATTATTTTGAGTTTAGTTTCTTTAATTTTCATATTTAAAACAGTTGCAATTGGTCCAGTTTCAGGAGCTTTTGTATTGTTCATGAGTGTATTAGAAATGTTAGTTGCTGCTTTACAGGCATATGTATTTACATTGCTTTCAGCATTATTTATTGGTCAGGCTGTTGAAGAGCATGATCATCATTAA
- the atpE gene encoding ATP synthase F0 subunit C, with protein MVLAGIGAGLAVIGAGLGIGKIGGSAMDAIARQPEAAGKIQTAMIIAAALIEGVALFAVVVALIAK; from the coding sequence ATGGTATTAGCTGGAATCGGAGCTGGATTAGCTGTAATTGGTGCAGGTCTTGGTATTGGAAAAATTGGTGGTTCTGCAATGGACGCTATTGCTCGTCAACCAGAAGCTGCTGGAAAAATCCAGACTGCTATGATTATTGCTGCTGCACTTATCGAAGGGGTTGCTCTTTTCGCAGTAGTTGTTGCGTTAATCGCAAAATAA
- a CDS encoding F0F1 ATP synthase subunit B — protein MQLTSPESLIFWTTIIFIVFFILLAKFAWKPILGAVKSREESINNALASAEAARREMENLTADNERILKEARAERDAMLKEAREMKEQIIADSKNEAQEQSQKLIEQAKAAIESEKNAAMAELKSQVSTLSLSIAEKLLKEELSNKESQTKLVEKMLGDVKLN, from the coding sequence ATGCAATTAACTTCACCGGAAAGTTTAATTTTTTGGACAACAATTATCTTCATTGTTTTCTTTATTCTTTTAGCAAAATTTGCTTGGAAACCAATATTAGGTGCTGTAAAAAGCCGTGAGGAATCTATTAATAATGCTTTAGCATCTGCAGAAGCTGCTCGCAGAGAAATGGAAAATTTAACTGCAGATAATGAGCGTATTTTAAAAGAAGCTCGTGCAGAGCGTGATGCTATGTTGAAAGAAGCTCGTGAAATGAAAGAGCAAATTATTGCTGATTCTAAAAACGAAGCTCAGGAACAAAGCCAAAAATTAATCGAGCAGGCAAAAGCTGCAATCGAAAGTGAAAAAAATGCTGCTATGGCTGAGTTGAAATCACAAGTTTCTACTTTATCATTAAGCATTGCTGAAAAATTACTTAAAGAAGAATTATCTAACAAAGAATCTCAAACTAAATTAGTTGAGAAAATGTTAGGTGACGTAAAGTTAAACTAA
- the atpH gene encoding ATP synthase F1 subunit delta, translating to MASTRAAIRYAKAILDLANSKGVAEAVNNDMKSIASAIETNAELKAFIQNQTTKVEVKESALLEVFANVNGVTKGLFHLLFENKRFEILDAIAVEYNKLFDESNGVETAKVTTAIPMDAALEAKVLAKVATLSDKKITIENIVDPSIIGGFILRIGDNQYNASVANRLQVLKRELSN from the coding sequence ATGGCAAGTACAAGAGCAGCAATTCGTTATGCAAAAGCAATTCTGGACTTAGCAAACTCTAAAGGTGTTGCCGAAGCTGTAAATAACGATATGAAATCAATTGCTTCTGCAATTGAAACAAACGCAGAATTAAAAGCATTTATTCAAAACCAAACAACTAAAGTTGAGGTAAAAGAAAGTGCTCTTTTAGAAGTGTTTGCTAATGTAAATGGAGTAACAAAAGGTTTATTTCATTTATTATTTGAAAACAAAAGATTTGAAATTCTAGATGCAATAGCAGTAGAATACAACAAATTATTTGATGAAAGTAATGGAGTTGAGACAGCAAAAGTTACAACAGCAATTCCTATGGATGCAGCATTAGAAGCTAAAGTTTTGGCTAAAGTTGCAACTTTATCAGATAAAAAAATTACAATTGAAAATATAGTAGATCCTTCAATTATTGGCGGATTTATTTTGAGAATAGGAGATAATCAATACAATGCTTCTGTTGCAAACAGATTACAAGTATTAAAAAGAGAGTTAAGTAATTAG
- the atpA gene encoding F0F1 ATP synthase subunit alpha, which yields MAEIKPAEISAILRKQVEGFESGATLEEVGTVLQVGDGIARVYGLSNVQYGELVEFDNGMEGIVLNLEEDNVGVVLLGPSTGIKEGSTAKRTQRIASLKVGEQMVGRVVNTLGFPIDGKGPIGGTLYEMPLERKAPGVVFRQPVTEPLQTGVKAVDAMIPVGRGQRELVIGDRQTGKSTVCIDTILNQKEFYDAGKPVFCIYVAIGQKASTVAGIAKMLEEKGAMAYTVIVAANASDPAPMQVYAPFAGAAIGEYFRDSGRPALIVYDDLSKQAVAYREVSLLLRRPPGREAYPGDVFYLHSRLLERACKVIADDGIAKSMNDLPESIKPIVKGGGSLTALPIIETQAGDVSAYIPTNVISITDGQIFLDGDLFNSGVRPAINVGISVSRVGGNAQIKSMKKVSGTLKLDQAQFRELEAFAKFGSDLDSVTLNVIEKGKRNVEILKQGLNDPYTVENQVAIIYAGSKNLLRNVPVEKVKEFEADFLAYLNSKHKDTLNALKAGKLDDNITDVIEKAAKEISAKYN from the coding sequence ATGGCGGAAATCAAACCTGCTGAAATTTCAGCAATATTAAGAAAGCAAGTAGAAGGTTTTGAATCTGGTGCTACGCTAGAGGAAGTAGGAACGGTACTTCAAGTTGGAGATGGTATTGCTCGTGTTTACGGGCTGTCTAATGTTCAATATGGTGAGTTAGTAGAATTCGATAACGGTATGGAAGGTATCGTATTGAACCTTGAAGAAGACAATGTTGGTGTGGTACTTTTAGGGCCATCTACAGGAATCAAAGAAGGATCTACTGCAAAAAGAACTCAACGTATTGCTTCTCTTAAAGTAGGTGAACAAATGGTAGGACGTGTAGTTAACACTCTTGGTTTCCCAATTGACGGAAAAGGTCCAATTGGTGGAACTTTATACGAAATGCCATTAGAAAGAAAAGCACCTGGTGTTGTATTTCGTCAGCCAGTAACTGAGCCATTACAAACTGGAGTAAAAGCAGTTGATGCTATGATCCCGGTAGGTCGTGGACAACGTGAGCTTGTAATTGGTGACCGTCAAACAGGTAAATCAACTGTTTGTATCGATACAATCTTAAATCAAAAAGAATTTTATGATGCAGGAAAACCTGTATTCTGTATATATGTTGCAATTGGACAAAAAGCTTCAACTGTAGCAGGAATCGCTAAAATGTTAGAAGAAAAAGGAGCAATGGCTTATACAGTTATCGTTGCTGCTAATGCTTCTGATCCAGCTCCAATGCAAGTTTACGCTCCTTTCGCAGGTGCTGCTATTGGTGAGTATTTTAGAGATTCAGGTCGTCCGGCACTTATCGTTTATGATGACTTGTCTAAACAAGCAGTTGCTTACCGTGAGGTTTCTCTTTTATTAAGAAGACCACCGGGACGTGAGGCTTACCCTGGAGACGTTTTCTACTTACACTCTCGTTTATTAGAGCGTGCTTGTAAAGTAATTGCTGATGACGGAATTGCAAAAAGCATGAATGATTTACCAGAGTCTATCAAGCCAATCGTAAAAGGTGGTGGTTCTTTAACTGCATTACCAATTATCGAAACTCAGGCTGGAGACGTTTCTGCATATATTCCAACAAACGTAATCTCTATTACAGATGGTCAGATTTTCCTTGATGGAGATTTGTTCAACTCAGGGGTTCGTCCTGCGATCAACGTAGGTATTTCAGTATCTCGTGTTGGAGGTAATGCACAAATTAAATCAATGAAAAAAGTTTCAGGAACTTTAAAATTAGACCAGGCTCAATTCCGTGAATTAGAAGCTTTCGCTAAATTTGGTTCTGACTTAGATTCAGTTACTTTAAACGTAATCGAAAAAGGAAAAAGAAACGTTGAAATCTTAAAACAAGGTTTAAATGATCCTTATACAGTTGAAAACCAAGTAGCAATTATCTACGCTGGTTCTAAAAACTTATTAAGAAACGTTCCTGTAGAAAAAGTAAAAGAATTTGAAGCTGATTTCTTAGCTTACTTAAACAGTAAACATAAAGATACGCTTAACGCGTTGAAAGCTGGTAAGTTAGATGACAACATTACAGATGTTATCGAAAAAGCAGCAAAAGAAATTTCAGCAAAATATAACTAA
- the atpG gene encoding ATP synthase F1 subunit gamma: MANLKEIRNRITSVSSTMQITSAMKMVSAAKLKKAQDAITAMRPYAEKLTELLQNLSATLEGEVGGDYTTQREVKKVLLVAITSNRGLCGAFNSNVIKEVKNRAEFYAGKQVDVFPIGKKGNDVLVKTFKVHGHHNAIFDHLTFENVAGIADNLTAKFLSGEYDRIELIYNQFKNAATQIVQTEQFLPLAPIKSDASVSAGDYIFEPSKEEIVLTLIPKSLKTQLYKGIRDSFASEHGARMTAMHKATDNATALRNQLKLTYNKARQAAITNEILEIVGGAEALNG; this comes from the coding sequence ATGGCAAATTTAAAGGAAATCCGTAATAGAATTACTTCCGTTTCATCAACGATGCAGATTACATCTGCGATGAAAATGGTTTCTGCTGCAAAGCTTAAGAAAGCACAAGATGCAATCACTGCGATGCGCCCTTATGCCGAGAAATTAACGGAGTTGCTGCAAAACCTTTCGGCTACACTTGAAGGTGAGGTTGGAGGAGATTATACAACACAACGTGAAGTAAAAAAAGTATTGCTTGTTGCCATAACTTCAAATAGAGGTTTATGTGGTGCATTCAATTCAAATGTTATTAAAGAGGTAAAAAACCGTGCTGAGTTTTATGCCGGAAAACAAGTAGATGTTTTTCCTATTGGAAAAAAAGGAAACGATGTTTTGGTAAAAACTTTTAAAGTTCACGGTCATCATAATGCCATTTTTGATCACTTAACTTTTGAAAATGTTGCTGGAATTGCAGATAATTTAACTGCAAAATTCTTATCTGGAGAATACGACAGAATTGAATTAATCTACAATCAGTTTAAAAATGCTGCAACTCAAATCGTTCAAACTGAACAATTTTTGCCATTAGCGCCAATTAAATCTGATGCATCAGTTTCTGCTGGAGATTATATTTTTGAACCTTCAAAAGAAGAAATTGTTTTGACTTTAATTCCTAAGTCTTTAAAAACACAATTGTACAAAGGTATTCGTGATTCGTTTGCTTCTGAGCATGGTGCACGTATGACAGCAATGCACAAAGCAACTGATAACGCAACAGCATTAAGAAACCAGTTGAAATTAACTTACAACAAAGCGCGTCAAGCGGCTATTACAAACGAAATCTTAGAGATCGTAGGTGGAGCTGAAGCTTTGAATGGATAA
- a CDS encoding GNAT family N-acetyltransferase — MKLRELTTIKEMLDQIETMRFLYPNLSLEKYETFLSQMIPHNYIQIAVFDEDVCLGITGCWSATKLWTGKYLEIDNFVVNPKFRSKGIGKMLTDYIEQKAVGLGCSSIVLDAFSGNFAAHRFYYNQGYGPKGFHFVKVLDEDKLTN; from the coding sequence ATGAAATTACGAGAACTTACTACTATAAAAGAGATGCTAGATCAGATTGAAACAATGCGTTTTTTGTATCCAAATCTTTCCTTAGAAAAATATGAAACATTTCTTTCTCAAATGATTCCTCATAATTATATTCAAATTGCTGTTTTTGATGAAGATGTTTGTTTAGGGATTACGGGATGCTGGTCTGCAACTAAGTTATGGACAGGGAAATATCTCGAAATTGATAATTTTGTTGTGAATCCTAAATTTCGATCAAAAGGAATTGGAAAAATGTTGACCGATTATATTGAGCAAAAAGCGGTAGGTTTAGGTTGCAGCAGTATTGTTCTGGATGCTTTTTCAGGAAACTTTGCGGCACATCGTTTTTATTATAATCAAGGATATGGACCAAAAGGGTTTCATTTTGTAAAAGTTTTAGATGAAGATAAACTTACTAATTAA
- a CDS encoding phosphate ABC transporter substrate-binding/OmpA family protein, producing MGKILRTEKLTTFSELLIVIVAIGVILGGVYYISPGIKTAVSKQLNGIDLSETDVNNVTNAQKIALPSTELSTEVSGKPLVRIAAYAWNAQSGIIVSNGGPKTTKGSLMEKNGVNLEIIRQDWLSELRNMQMKFIEEFDKGEAFPDSDKSAFAVIIMGDGAPFYISSVQKSLNEKYGKDKYHLQVMGAVGMSYGEDKLIGPPSWKSDPKTMKGSVISAVLGDGDWVTTVNYCFANGLKVNPDPTTYDADAVNIYPSENDDYIKSAEELIKSQTTGWTVTLKEVVDGKLTGKSVNRKIDGCATWTPGDKTVFDKLTGFVDIVSTKEFNNQMPTTIIGVKEWAEKNPDIVSNILKSALTASNQMKNYEDWKVRASQAVADTYKLETPEYWYKMFKGQQGTKGGLTYNMGGSKVFNYADAMQYYGLSDGVNRYKSVYNQVSGYLKELNPFGFNENVGEVVPYEQAVNLFFLKNINDIESTSADKADYNTQATEVVASGEWKINFNTGSAEISNSSSKEVEKIYNLLVQAENTKLTVVGHTDNIGNPDSNLALSKSRAEAVVNYLKQKGIPANRFQLIDGKGQNDPIADNNTAAGKALNRRVVITFLK from the coding sequence ATGGGAAAAATTTTAAGAACAGAAAAGTTAACTACATTTTCTGAGTTATTAATTGTTATCGTAGCAATTGGTGTAATTTTAGGAGGAGTTTATTATATCTCTCCGGGAATTAAAACGGCTGTTTCAAAACAATTAAACGGAATAGATCTTAGTGAAACAGATGTTAATAACGTTACTAACGCTCAAAAAATAGCGCTTCCAAGTACAGAATTATCTACTGAAGTTTCTGGTAAACCGTTAGTAAGAATTGCTGCGTATGCATGGAATGCACAATCTGGAATTATTGTTTCTAATGGTGGACCTAAAACAACAAAAGGTTCTTTAATGGAAAAAAATGGAGTTAATCTTGAAATTATTCGTCAGGACTGGCTTTCAGAATTACGTAACATGCAAATGAAATTTATCGAAGAATTTGATAAAGGTGAAGCTTTTCCAGATTCAGATAAAAGTGCTTTTGCAGTAATAATTATGGGAGATGGTGCGCCTTTTTACATTAGTTCTGTTCAAAAATCTTTGAATGAAAAATACGGTAAAGACAAATACCACTTACAGGTTATGGGTGCAGTAGGTATGAGTTATGGAGAAGATAAATTGATTGGACCACCAAGCTGGAAATCTGATCCAAAAACAATGAAAGGTTCTGTTATATCTGCCGTTTTAGGAGATGGTGACTGGGTTACAACTGTAAACTATTGTTTTGCAAACGGTTTAAAAGTAAATCCAGATCCTACAACTTATGATGCTGATGCAGTTAATATTTATCCTTCTGAAAATGATGATTATATTAAATCTGCTGAAGAGCTGATCAAATCTCAAACTACGGGATGGACAGTTACATTAAAAGAAGTTGTTGATGGTAAATTAACAGGTAAATCTGTAAACAGAAAAATCGACGGTTGTGCAACATGGACTCCTGGAGATAAAACGGTTTTTGATAAACTTACAGGATTTGTTGATATTGTATCGACAAAAGAGTTTAACAATCAAATGCCAACAACTATTATTGGTGTAAAAGAATGGGCAGAAAAAAATCCTGATATTGTTTCTAACATTTTAAAATCTGCACTTACAGCTTCAAACCAAATGAAAAATTATGAAGACTGGAAAGTAAGAGCTTCTCAGGCAGTTGCGGATACTTACAAACTGGAAACACCAGAATATTGGTATAAAATGTTTAAAGGACAGCAAGGAACAAAAGGCGGATTGACTTATAACATGGGAGGTTCAAAAGTTTTCAATTATGCAGATGCTATGCAATATTATGGTTTATCTGATGGCGTAAACAGATATAAATCTGTATACAACCAGGTTTCGGGATATTTGAAAGAATTAAACCCTTTTGGATTCAACGAAAATGTTGGAGAAGTTGTGCCTTACGAGCAAGCAGTAAATTTATTTTTCTTAAAAAATATTAACGATATTGAGTCAACTTCTGCAGACAAAGCAGATTATAATACGCAGGCAACAGAAGTTGTAGCGTCTGGAGAATGGAAAATTAATTTCAATACAGGAAGTGCAGAAATTTCTAACAGTTCAAGTAAAGAGGTTGAAAAAATCTACAACCTTCTTGTTCAGGCAGAAAACACAAAATTAACTGTAGTTGGTCATACTGATAATATTGGAAATCCAGATTCGAATTTGGCATTATCAAAAAGCAGAGCTGAAGCTGTTGTTAATTATTTAAAACAAAAAGGAATTCCTGCAAACCGTTTTCAGTTGATCGACGGTAAAGGTCAAAACGATCCAATTGCAGATAATAATACTGCAGCTGGAAAAGCACTTAACAGACGTGTAGTTATTACTTTCTTGAAATAA
- a CDS encoding ABC transporter permease subunit: MIKFLTPFEKISKTNKTLILIGWLVLLVIIWFAATSGEKHLFPSPGQVLKGFEELYKEGLVVHIFNSLKLCFISIFLATLISLVLAYSWPIPLLKSVSEFVTKFRFLPFTGLSFYITMIIHDARMMQVWILVIFLTTFLTTSLIAVIKDIPQEEFDHAKMLKCTRLEVLWQVIILGRIDYVIDVIRQNLAITWMMLVTVESIVVASGGLGFLIKNSDKFMNTGRIIALQIIILLIGLGLDAGINYLRKAIFRYSKI, translated from the coding sequence ATGATAAAATTTTTAACCCCTTTCGAAAAAATATCAAAAACAAATAAAACCCTTATTTTAATAGGGTGGCTGGTACTTTTGGTTATAATATGGTTTGCCGCCACGTCTGGCGAAAAACATTTGTTTCCCTCTCCGGGTCAGGTTTTAAAAGGTTTTGAGGAATTGTATAAAGAAGGATTAGTGGTGCATATTTTCAATTCTTTGAAATTGTGTTTCATTTCTATTTTCTTAGCAACATTGATTTCATTAGTATTAGCTTATTCATGGCCAATTCCGCTATTAAAGTCAGTTTCAGAATTTGTAACTAAATTTCGTTTTTTACCTTTTACCGGACTTTCTTTTTATATTACAATGATTATTCATGATGCAAGAATGATGCAGGTTTGGATTTTAGTAATTTTCCTGACTACATTTTTGACAACATCGTTAATTGCTGTAATTAAAGACATTCCGCAAGAAGAATTTGACCACGCAAAAATGTTAAAATGCACAAGGTTAGAAGTACTTTGGCAGGTAATTATTTTAGGAAGAATAGATTATGTGATTGATGTTATCAGACAAAATCTTGCCATAACCTGGATGATGCTTGTTACCGTAGAATCTATCGTAGTAGCATCGGGAGGACTTGGTTTTTTAATAAAAAACTCAGATAAATTTATGAATACCGGACGTATTATTGCGCTGCAGATTATCATATTATTAATAGGTCTTGGGTTAGACGCAGGAATAAACTATTTAAGAAAAGCCATATTCAGATATTCAAAAATATAA
- a CDS encoding ATP-binding cassette domain-containing protein, with the protein MTHEFKETLLYVENLSVAYDDTIIIKDINVIEKDVVRPNVDCTGQVIAFLGRSGRGKSTFFKALTGLIPLNTGKVLIRDFENSEPDAAKPVKEGDIGLVDQKYTLFRHKTVTEALKFSLRKTKLSDTEKESKIKQYLKEWGLENCADKYPNELSGGQRQRTAIIEQLFSSDQFIVLDEPFSGLDVGNIQEVKKAFDLLGKSSEVNTVIFSTHDIELALELAQTIYVIGHPTIDGKVQNYGTIVAKYDLRDMGLAWKDYCEDHLKLSKEIIHQMMIS; encoded by the coding sequence ATGACACACGAATTTAAAGAAACGCTATTATATGTAGAAAATCTTAGCGTTGCCTACGATGATACTATTATTATCAAAGACATTAATGTAATAGAAAAAGATGTTGTTCGCCCAAATGTAGATTGTACAGGTCAGGTAATTGCATTTTTAGGAAGATCAGGCAGAGGAAAATCTACTTTTTTTAAAGCATTAACAGGATTGATTCCTTTAAACACTGGAAAAGTATTAATTAGAGATTTTGAAAATAGCGAGCCAGATGCAGCAAAACCGGTTAAAGAAGGTGACATAGGACTTGTAGATCAAAAATATACTTTGTTTAGACATAAAACAGTTACTGAAGCTTTAAAATTTTCTTTAAGAAAAACAAAGCTTTCAGACACTGAAAAAGAATCAAAAATTAAACAATATTTGAAAGAATGGGGATTAGAAAATTGTGCAGACAAATATCCTAATGAACTTTCCGGAGGACAAAGACAAAGAACTGCCATTATTGAACAGTTGTTTTCGTCAGATCAATTTATTGTTTTAGATGAGCCATTTTCTGGTCTGGATGTAGGTAACATTCAGGAAGTAAAAAAAGCTTTCGATTTGCTTGGAAAATCTTCGGAGGTAAATACGGTTATTTTCTCTACGCATGATATTGAATTAGCTTTAGAATTAGCTCAGACAATTTACGTAATCGGACATCCTACAATTGATGGGAAAGTACAAAATTATGGAACCATTGTCGCTAAATACGATTTAAGAGACATGGGACTGGCTTGGAAAGATTATTGTGAAGATCACTTAAAATTATCAAAAGAAATTATACATCAAATGATGATTTCTTAA